A section of the Agrococcus sp. SGAir0287 genome encodes:
- a CDS encoding gamma carbonic anhydrase family protein — protein MTAHERATILALPGRAPRIPDSAYLLPNVVVAGDVRLGERVGVYPGASLRAEEEPIVVGDDSNVQDSCSLHVDAGSPLTIGRRVSIGHGAVVHGCTIEDDVLVGMHATIMNGAVIGAGSLVAAGALVTQGQVVPPGSLVAGVPATVRRSVTDDELAAIHRNAAVYVERTAQYRSL, from the coding sequence ATGACAGCCCACGAGCGCGCCACGATCCTCGCCCTGCCCGGCCGTGCGCCGCGCATCCCGGACTCCGCGTACCTGCTGCCGAACGTCGTCGTCGCGGGCGACGTGCGGCTCGGCGAGCGGGTCGGCGTCTACCCCGGCGCGAGCCTGCGCGCCGAGGAGGAGCCGATCGTCGTCGGCGACGACTCGAACGTCCAGGACTCCTGCTCGCTGCACGTCGACGCCGGCTCGCCGCTGACGATCGGCCGCCGCGTGTCGATCGGCCACGGCGCCGTCGTCCACGGCTGCACCATCGAGGACGACGTGCTCGTGGGCATGCACGCGACCATCATGAATGGCGCGGTGATCGGCGCCGGATCGCTCGTCGCCGCCGGCGCGCTCGTGACCCAGGGGCAGGTCGTGCCGCCCGGATCCCTCGTCGCGGGCGTGCCCGCGACGGTACGACGGTCGGTGACCGACGACGAGCTCGCGGCCATCCACCGCAACGCCGCCGTCTACGTCGAGCGCACCGCGCAGTACCGCTCGCTCTGA